The Aureimonas mangrovi genome includes a region encoding these proteins:
- a CDS encoding beta-ketoacyl-ACP synthase, which translates to MPMTRDVLVSGIGLVSSLGEGIGAHLSLMEGGRAIQPVLETERFTPNVVHPLPALDWSAQIPKKGDQRQMETWQRLGVYAAGLALADAGISPDEQTRSGVDMIVAAGGGERDPAVDALVMQRLRGVDDRGPLLNEVLSSELRPTLFLAQLSNLMAGNISIVHKVTGSSRTFMGEEGAGISAVETAAARIAAGQSDVCLVGGAFSAERLDLLVNYELGGFLSPGDWRPVFSRGEPGALVPGSVGAFLVLESAEHAAARSAPGYARLDHVAGDRGPRDADALEKRIAGLIEASEAAQADLLVLSGATGLGALVAAERAALASAVPGAPLRAYGSLLGHAFEAHFLAGLALGAGLLSKGIMPAPFGGGGEEAAADFAPRAALVTGVGHARSEGVALLSAIGPGAQERSA; encoded by the coding sequence TTGCCAATGACGCGGGACGTGCTCGTCAGCGGGATCGGGCTCGTCAGCTCGCTCGGCGAAGGGATCGGGGCGCATCTGTCGCTCATGGAGGGTGGCCGCGCCATCCAGCCGGTGCTCGAGACCGAACGTTTCACGCCCAACGTCGTCCATCCCCTGCCCGCGCTCGACTGGTCCGCGCAGATCCCCAAGAAGGGCGATCAGCGCCAGATGGAGACCTGGCAGCGGCTCGGCGTCTACGCGGCCGGGCTCGCGCTCGCGGATGCGGGCATTTCGCCCGACGAGCAGACGCGCTCCGGCGTCGACATGATCGTGGCCGCCGGCGGCGGCGAACGCGATCCGGCCGTCGATGCTCTCGTCATGCAGCGTCTGCGCGGCGTCGACGATCGCGGACCGCTGTTGAACGAGGTCCTGTCGAGCGAACTGCGGCCGACACTGTTCCTGGCCCAGCTCTCCAACCTGATGGCCGGCAACATCTCCATCGTCCACAAGGTGACGGGCTCCTCGCGCACCTTCATGGGTGAGGAAGGCGCGGGCATCTCGGCGGTCGAGACGGCGGCCGCACGGATTGCGGCCGGCCAGAGCGACGTCTGCCTCGTCGGCGGCGCCTTCTCGGCCGAGCGGCTGGACCTTCTCGTCAACTACGAGCTCGGCGGTTTCCTCTCGCCTGGCGACTGGCGCCCGGTCTTCTCGCGCGGCGAGCCAGGCGCGCTGGTACCGGGCAGCGTCGGCGCCTTCCTCGTCCTCGAATCGGCCGAACACGCCGCAGCGCGCTCCGCCCCCGGTTATGCCAGGCTCGATCACGTCGCCGGCGATCGCGGGCCGCGCGACGCCGATGCGCTTGAAAAGCGGATTGCCGGTCTGATCGAAGCGAGCGAGGCAGCACAGGCCGATCTTCTGGTTCTCTCAGGCGCCACGGGCCTTGGCGCCCTAGTCGCGGCCGAGCGCGCCGCGTTGGCTTCCGCTGTGCCGGGCGCGCCGTTGCGCGCCTATGGCAGCCTTCTCGGCCACGCCTTCGAGGCACATTTCCTGGCCGGCCTCGCGCTCGGCGCGGGCCTGCTTTCCAAGGGCATCATGCCCGCTCCGTTCGGAGGCGGCGGCGAGGAAGCGGCGGCGGACTTCGCGCCGCGCGCGGCACTCGTCACCGGCGTCGGCCACGCCCGCAGCGAGGGCGTCGCCCTCCTCTCCGCCATCGGCCCGGGAGCGCAGGAGCGATCAGCATGA
- a CDS encoding lipid A biosynthesis lauroyl acyltransferase, translated as MKTTLFRLKKKLDLVGDWLFAQLVFAILAVLRRFPARAGIDAAAAIARAVGPLTPRHRLALDNLRKAFPEREEAWVRATARENWGHMGRLAAEYVYLDEIFDYDPERPDGSGIVEVEGIETFIELRERKGPFLFFTGHLGCFELLPICAATFDLEVTVLFRPPNNRFIGRKVLGARRTRGGHLVPSKAGAVWPLAAALQDGKSVGMLVDQKFARGRPGTFFGRPVRTNPLLPKLARQFDAEVYPVRSLRLADGRYRLVLSPRLDLPRDEGGAIDVDASCQLLNDVVEGWVREAPEQWMWFHRRWKV; from the coding sequence ATGAAGACCACGCTCTTCCGGCTCAAGAAGAAGCTGGATCTCGTCGGGGACTGGCTGTTCGCGCAGCTCGTCTTCGCAATTCTCGCCGTGCTGCGCCGGTTCCCTGCGCGGGCCGGCATCGATGCCGCTGCCGCGATCGCCCGAGCGGTTGGCCCGCTGACACCGCGCCACCGCCTCGCGCTCGACAACTTGCGCAAGGCGTTCCCCGAAAGGGAAGAGGCGTGGGTGCGCGCCACCGCGCGCGAGAATTGGGGCCATATGGGGCGCCTGGCGGCCGAGTACGTCTATCTCGATGAGATCTTCGACTACGATCCCGAACGCCCGGACGGCTCCGGCATCGTAGAGGTGGAAGGCATCGAGACCTTCATCGAGCTTCGCGAGCGAAAGGGTCCGTTCCTCTTCTTCACGGGGCATCTGGGCTGTTTCGAGCTCCTGCCAATCTGCGCGGCGACCTTCGACCTGGAGGTCACAGTGCTGTTCCGGCCGCCCAACAACCGCTTCATCGGGCGCAAGGTGCTCGGCGCGCGGCGCACGCGCGGCGGCCATCTCGTTCCCTCGAAGGCGGGCGCGGTGTGGCCGCTTGCCGCCGCACTGCAGGACGGAAAATCCGTCGGAATGCTCGTCGACCAGAAGTTCGCGCGCGGCCGGCCGGGAACTTTCTTCGGACGGCCCGTTCGCACCAACCCGCTTTTGCCGAAACTTGCGCGTCAGTTCGACGCAGAAGTCTACCCCGTGCGCTCGCTTCGTCTTGCCGACGGGCGCTATCGTCTTGTTTTGAGCCCGAGGCTGGACCTTCCACGCGATGAAGGCGGAGCGATCGACGTCGACGCAAGCTGCCAGCTTCTCAATGACGTGGTGGAAGGCTGGGTGCGCGAAGCACCCGAACAGTGGATGTGGTTCCACCGTCGCTGGAAAGTCTGA
- a CDS encoding ABC transporter permease, translating into MDWLWAFPQIEPRVLREIARAIDGQYRAFSRSYGTTIEAIFRPLLDFLLWFEQLLLGAPWWLVLAVFGTIIWFSSRSRAITLGALVAFVLIGLLGMWDDAMRTLAVILVCTLLAVAIGVPVGIAMSRSDRLQATLNPVLDVMQTMPSFVYLIPIVMLLGIGLIPGVIVVVVYAMPPVIRLTNLGIRLVDKETLEAADAFGSSPWAKLTEVQLPLALPTIMAGINQTIMMALAMVVVASLIGVRGLGQPVLQAITNQYFTQGLLNGLAIVAIAIVFDRTSQALGRRLQRREGGSDE; encoded by the coding sequence ATGGACTGGCTCTGGGCCTTCCCGCAGATCGAGCCGCGCGTGCTGCGTGAGATCGCGAGGGCGATCGACGGGCAGTATCGTGCGTTCTCGAGAAGCTACGGGACGACAATCGAAGCGATCTTTCGGCCGCTCCTCGACTTTCTGCTGTGGTTCGAACAGCTTCTACTCGGCGCCCCCTGGTGGCTGGTGCTCGCCGTCTTCGGCACGATCATCTGGTTTTCCTCGCGCTCGCGCGCCATCACGCTCGGTGCGCTTGTCGCATTCGTCCTGATCGGGCTCCTCGGCATGTGGGACGACGCGATGCGCACGCTCGCCGTCATCCTTGTCTGCACCCTCCTCGCGGTGGCGATCGGCGTTCCCGTCGGCATCGCGATGTCGCGCTCCGACAGGCTTCAGGCTACGCTGAACCCGGTGCTGGACGTGATGCAGACCATGCCGTCCTTCGTCTATCTCATCCCGATCGTCATGCTTCTCGGCATCGGGCTTATTCCCGGCGTCATCGTGGTGGTGGTCTACGCCATGCCGCCGGTGATCCGGCTGACCAATCTCGGTATCCGCCTCGTCGACAAGGAGACACTGGAGGCAGCAGACGCCTTCGGCTCAAGCCCGTGGGCGAAGCTGACCGAGGTCCAGCTTCCGCTGGCGCTTCCCACCATCATGGCCGGCATCAATCAGACGATCATGATGGCACTGGCGATGGTGGTCGTCGCGTCGCTTATCGGCGTTCGCGGCCTCGGCCAACCGGTCCTGCAGGCGATCACCAACCAGTATTTCACGCAAGGTCTCCTCAATGGCCTCGCTATCGTGGCGATCGCAATCGTCTTCGATCGTACGAGTCAGGCTCTGGGGCGGCGGTTGCAGCGCCGGGAGGGCGGCTCCGATGAGTGA
- a CDS encoding zinc-binding dehydrogenase — MRALQLVGDRDLRQVEIEEPGAPGAGEVTVRIEVVALNHIDVWGWRGMAFAKRKMPLTIGAEAAGIVEALGPGASGLVPGQRVSIYGARTCGLCRPCREGRDNLCEHVSGVHGFHLDGFACERVNLPARLLVPAPNGCDAVGAALAPVTFGTVEHMLFDNARLRPGETILVHAGGSGIGTAAIQLAKRHGATVITTVGSDAKIEPARALGADHVINYRSDRFEGVVRKLTKKKGVDVVFEHVGKDTFAGSMLCLKRGGRLVTCGSTSGVSTEVNLMMLFQQQLKLLGSFGCRMENMANAMTKMAEGMVAPVIDTRVDMDGIEVALKRMEGREVFGKIVLDMRQDVAQNAA, encoded by the coding sequence ATGCGTGCACTTCAACTCGTCGGCGACCGCGATCTGAGGCAGGTCGAGATCGAGGAGCCCGGCGCGCCCGGCGCCGGCGAGGTCACTGTGCGCATCGAGGTCGTGGCGCTCAACCACATCGACGTCTGGGGCTGGCGCGGCATGGCCTTCGCCAAGCGCAAGATGCCGCTGACGATCGGAGCCGAGGCGGCCGGCATCGTGGAGGCGCTGGGCCCCGGAGCTTCCGGCCTCGTTCCCGGACAGCGCGTCTCGATCTACGGCGCACGCACCTGCGGCCTCTGCCGGCCTTGCCGCGAGGGTCGTGACAATCTGTGCGAGCACGTCTCGGGCGTCCACGGTTTCCATCTCGACGGTTTCGCCTGCGAGCGGGTGAACCTGCCGGCCCGCCTTCTCGTGCCAGCCCCGAACGGCTGCGACGCGGTCGGCGCGGCGCTCGCGCCCGTCACATTCGGCACGGTCGAGCATATGCTGTTCGACAATGCCAGGCTGCGGCCGGGCGAAACGATCCTCGTCCATGCCGGCGGCTCGGGCATCGGCACGGCCGCGATCCAGCTCGCCAAGCGTCACGGTGCGACGGTGATCACCACGGTGGGATCGGACGCGAAGATCGAGCCTGCCAGGGCGCTCGGCGCCGATCACGTGATCAATTACCGCTCCGATCGCTTCGAGGGCGTGGTGCGCAAGCTGACGAAGAAGAAGGGCGTCGACGTCGTCTTCGAGCATGTCGGCAAGGACACGTTCGCCGGTTCCATGCTGTGCCTGAAGCGCGGCGGGCGGCTCGTGACCTGCGGCTCCACATCCGGCGTCTCGACCGAAGTGAATCTGATGATGCTGTTCCAGCAGCAGCTCAAGCTCCTCGGCTCCTTCGGCTGCCGGATGGAGAACATGGCGAACGCCATGACCAAGATGGCGGAGGGCATGGTTGCGCCCGTGATCGATACGCGCGTCGACATGGACGGGATCGAGGTGGCACTGAAGCGCATGGAAGGCCGCGAGGTCTTCGGCAAGATCGTTCTCGACATGCGGCAAGACGTGGCCCAGAACGCGGCATGA
- a CDS encoding beta-ketoacyl-ACP synthase — translation MSADFDHLGRPVVAVTGLGLVTSLGQGVEDNWAALREGRSGIHSITRFSTQNLRTTIAGTVDFMKVEPWTGIDLSYALAESAGREALAMAGLSAGEIGGPLFLAAPPIELEWPARFALDAMDGSAREEAGYERLMEIARSHRSSATYDLTLFGGISERLADILGTRGLPVTLSTACASGASAIQLGVEAIRRGETSRCIAIGTDGSVGAEALIRFSLLSALSTQNDVPEKASKPFSKDRDGFVMAEGAGAVVLESLASARARGATVYGVLLGCGEKADDFHRTRSKPDGSPIIATIKAGLDDAGLSPSDIGYVNAHGTSTPENDRMEHLGLSAVFGEALAGTPVSSSKSMIGHTLTAAGAIEAVISLLAMRDGSLPPTINYEQADPAIALDTVPNKARNADVSATLSNSFGFGGQNVSLVLGREPRS, via the coding sequence ATGAGCGCCGACTTCGATCATCTCGGACGTCCCGTCGTCGCCGTCACCGGGCTCGGCCTCGTCACCTCGCTCGGGCAGGGCGTGGAGGACAATTGGGCGGCCTTGCGCGAAGGGCGCTCCGGGATCCACTCGATCACGCGCTTCTCCACGCAGAACCTGCGCACAACGATCGCCGGCACCGTCGACTTCATGAAGGTCGAGCCATGGACGGGCATCGATCTCTCCTATGCGCTGGCCGAAAGCGCCGGGCGCGAAGCGCTGGCCATGGCCGGCCTTTCGGCAGGCGAGATCGGCGGCCCGCTCTTCCTCGCCGCTCCGCCCATCGAGCTCGAATGGCCCGCCCGCTTCGCCCTCGACGCGATGGACGGCTCGGCACGTGAAGAGGCCGGCTACGAACGCCTGATGGAGATCGCGCGCTCTCACCGCTCCAGCGCGACCTACGATCTGACGCTGTTCGGCGGCATCTCGGAGCGCCTCGCCGATATTCTCGGCACGCGCGGCCTGCCCGTGACCCTGTCCACCGCATGCGCCTCGGGGGCGAGCGCCATCCAGCTCGGCGTGGAAGCCATCCGGCGCGGCGAGACGAGCCGCTGCATCGCCATCGGCACCGACGGCTCAGTCGGGGCCGAAGCGCTGATCCGCTTTTCCCTGCTCTCTGCGCTCTCCACGCAGAACGACGTGCCGGAAAAGGCGTCCAAGCCCTTTTCGAAGGATCGCGACGGCTTCGTCATGGCCGAGGGCGCCGGCGCGGTCGTTCTGGAATCGCTGGCATCGGCGCGCGCGCGCGGCGCGACGGTCTACGGTGTGCTGCTGGGTTGCGGCGAGAAGGCCGACGATTTCCACCGCACCCGCTCCAAGCCGGACGGCTCGCCGATCATCGCTACGATCAAGGCCGGGCTCGACGATGCGGGGCTGTCGCCCTCAGACATCGGTTACGTGAACGCCCACGGCACCTCGACGCCCGAGAACGACCGGATGGAGCATCTTGGCCTGTCCGCCGTGTTCGGCGAGGCGCTGGCCGGCACCCCCGTCTCCTCGTCCAAGTCGATGATCGGACACACGCTGACGGCCGCGGGGGCGATCGAGGCGGTGATCTCGCTTCTGGCCATGCGCGACGGGAGCCTCCCGCCGACCATCAACTACGAGCAGGCGGACCCGGCGATCGCGCTCGACACGGTGCCGAACAAGGCGCGGAACGCTGACGTCTCGGCGACCTTGTCGAACTCATTCGGCTTCGGCGGCCAGAACGTGTCGCTGGTGCTCGGGCGCGAACCGCGCTCCTGA
- a CDS encoding response regulator, which produces MNLTMHLPRIVEFSANFRKDRSDTKPRLGHIVALKQKAKGEVMRILILEDEPLIAMDLEDIVFDGCGAECVLAGNVESGLDRVAEGVDFAFLDFDLGSRSRNSLAVAHDLLKRHVPFCFVSGSLPSLPEAFRDVPRIAKPFRPSEIRRMLPA; this is translated from the coding sequence GTGAATTTAACGATGCATTTACCAAGAATTGTCGAATTCTCTGCGAATTTTCGTAAAGATCGATCGGACACGAAACCACGCCTTGGCCATATCGTTGCTTTGAAACAGAAGGCAAAGGGCGAAGTCATGCGTATCCTGATCCTTGAAGACGAGCCGCTGATCGCGATGGACCTCGAAGATATCGTTTTCGACGGTTGCGGCGCGGAGTGCGTTCTGGCTGGCAACGTGGAAAGCGGTCTCGACCGTGTGGCCGAGGGCGTGGATTTCGCGTTCCTCGATTTTGATCTCGGCAGCCGTTCGCGCAATTCGCTGGCGGTTGCCCACGATCTTCTCAAGCGGCACGTTCCGTTCTGCTTCGTCTCCGGCAGCCTTCCGTCGTTGCCCGAGGCCTTCCGCGACGTCCCGCGGATCGCCAAGCCGTTCCGCCCGTCCGAGATCCGGCGGATGCTGCCGGCCTGA
- a CDS encoding acyl carrier protein, with amino-acid sequence MSSTFDRVADIIAETSEIDRAQITPESHTIDDLGIDSLDFLDIVFAIDKEFGIKIPLEKWTQRVNDGEADTEEYFVMKNLVAKIDELRAAKSA; translated from the coding sequence TTGTCTTCCACGTTCGACCGGGTCGCCGACATCATTGCCGAAACGAGCGAGATCGACCGCGCCCAGATCACGCCCGAGAGCCACACGATCGACGATCTGGGGATCGACTCGCTCGACTTCCTCGACATCGTCTTCGCGATCGACAAGGAATTCGGGATCAAGATCCCGCTCGAGAAGTGGACGCAGCGCGTCAATGACGGCGAGGCCGACACCGAGGAATACTTCGTGATGAAGAACCTCGTCGCCAAGATCGACGAACTGCGCGCAGCCAAGTCGGCCTGA
- a CDS encoding putative bifunctional diguanylate cyclase/phosphodiesterase, with the protein MLLTIAKRYLATFGGGLAIAAFIALGTTWLGQSTIERLVQENANHRAATFADYLLANRERLDALVTGVARVPDIETRIRNAAALAQITGFSIFDQTGAEVFSTGAKGEAWMLRDRPGGVSQGRRLSHETLAREGYWQMASGAGDIPSIVMPLIEDGRPVAYLSAQIDTTAENIAFARTLSLASLQLLAILFVAAGLPALLYMRRKRRMDEADERIVFLHNHDSLTTLLNRRRMHEETDRILSTSRATRERMALWFIDVDGLGDINDSMGQACGDELLRAIAARLGEIAERGDLVARIGPDEFAILQRGVRAEENLHAFAHRITAAMSDPIELDGGRVVPGLSIGAAMTPEHGRSYTDLIKHAELAFLHQKAVRREEFTLFRPSMDTDSHRRRQMEQLLREALSGNGFELFYQPIVSGQSQELIGFEALIRMPDGEGGFVPPSVFIPIAEARGYIKDIGSWVIGEAARQAALWPEHLFVSVNLSAVQFHDGDLVEIVRRALAEAGIPGHRLGIEVVESLLLEQSDAILEQLRALKTLGVSVDMDDFGTGYSSLGYLWRFPFDKLKIDQSFMAAFDEGKTSIPQILETIIALAHNLGLKVTAEGIETQEQADLLRAFGCDQLQGFFFGRPVSATHVAGELLQSMSTRRSQPITVLQPASLSVQ; encoded by the coding sequence ATGCTTCTGACGATCGCGAAAAGATACCTGGCGACGTTCGGCGGCGGATTGGCCATCGCGGCGTTCATTGCACTCGGCACGACCTGGCTTGGCCAGTCGACGATCGAACGGCTCGTGCAGGAAAACGCCAATCATCGCGCGGCAACCTTCGCAGACTATCTGCTCGCCAATCGCGAACGGCTGGACGCGCTCGTGACCGGCGTCGCGCGCGTGCCCGACATCGAGACGCGGATCAGGAATGCGGCTGCCCTCGCGCAGATCACCGGCTTCAGCATCTTCGACCAGACGGGCGCCGAGGTGTTCAGCACCGGGGCTAAGGGCGAGGCCTGGATGCTGCGGGACCGGCCCGGCGGCGTTTCGCAAGGCCGGCGCCTCTCGCACGAGACGCTGGCGCGCGAGGGCTATTGGCAGATGGCGAGTGGGGCCGGAGACATTCCCTCCATCGTCATGCCGCTGATCGAGGACGGGAGGCCAGTCGCCTATCTCTCGGCCCAGATCGACACCACCGCAGAGAACATCGCGTTCGCGAGGACGCTCAGCTTGGCCTCCCTGCAGCTTCTCGCCATTCTCTTCGTGGCCGCAGGACTGCCCGCGCTCCTTTACATGCGCCGAAAGCGACGCATGGACGAGGCGGACGAGCGTATCGTCTTCCTTCACAACCACGATTCTCTGACGACTCTCCTCAACCGCAGGCGCATGCACGAGGAGACGGACCGCATCCTCTCCACATCCCGCGCCACCCGCGAGCGCATGGCGCTCTGGTTCATCGACGTGGACGGCCTCGGCGACATCAACGACAGCATGGGCCAGGCCTGCGGCGACGAACTCCTGCGAGCGATCGCAGCGCGGCTCGGCGAAATCGCAGAGCGGGGCGACCTCGTGGCCCGCATCGGCCCGGACGAATTCGCCATTCTTCAGCGCGGGGTGCGAGCCGAGGAGAACCTTCACGCGTTCGCGCACCGGATCACTGCCGCGATGAGCGACCCGATCGAACTGGACGGAGGGCGTGTCGTTCCTGGTCTCTCGATCGGTGCGGCGATGACGCCCGAGCACGGGCGCAGCTACACCGACCTCATTAAACACGCTGAACTTGCATTCCTTCATCAGAAGGCCGTGCGGCGGGAAGAATTCACGCTTTTCCGCCCATCGATGGATACCGATTCTCATCGTCGACGCCAGATGGAGCAGCTTCTTCGCGAGGCGCTCTCCGGCAACGGCTTCGAGCTCTTCTACCAGCCCATCGTCTCCGGTCAGTCTCAGGAGTTGATAGGATTTGAGGCATTGATCCGAATGCCCGACGGTGAAGGCGGGTTCGTACCACCATCAGTGTTCATTCCGATCGCGGAAGCGCGCGGCTACATCAAGGACATCGGCTCGTGGGTCATCGGCGAGGCCGCGCGCCAGGCAGCCCTTTGGCCCGAACATCTGTTCGTCTCCGTCAACCTGTCAGCCGTGCAGTTCCATGACGGCGACCTCGTCGAGATCGTGCGTCGAGCACTGGCCGAAGCTGGCATACCCGGCCACCGGCTCGGCATCGAAGTCGTCGAGTCACTGTTGCTGGAGCAGTCCGACGCCATCCTCGAACAGTTGCGCGCGCTCAAGACGCTCGGCGTTTCCGTAGACATGGACGACTTCGGCACCGGATACTCCTCGCTCGGCTACCTCTGGCGCTTCCCGTTCGACAAGCTGAAGATCGACCAGTCTTTCATGGCGGCCTTCGATGAGGGCAAAACGAGCATTCCCCAGATCCTCGAAACCATTATTGCGCTCGCGCACAATCTCGGCCTGAAGGTCACGGCCGAAGGCATCGAGACGCAAGAGCAGGCCGATCTTCTGCGTGCCTTCGGTTGCGACCAGTTGCAGGGTTTCTTTTTCGGTCGCCCTGTCTCGGCGACCCATGTGGCAGGCGAACTTCTCCAGTCGATGAGCACAAGACGGTCCCAACCCATTACCGTCCTGCAGCCGGCCTCGCTCAGCGTGCAGTGA
- a CDS encoding sulfite exporter TauE/SafE family protein codes for MTLDASSILWLAAILIVASLVAGFLAGLFGIGGGAVTVPVLFSAFNAFGVDQSLTMHMAVGTSLALIIPTSIRSLFAHMRKGAVDRTLLRQWLIAVPLGAVAGGFLAAILSSEGLRGVFAVIAFVLGIRMAIGRLPFKLGDDLPGRLGRSIAGFIIGAISAIMGIGGGVLNNTFMTLYGRPIHQAVATSAGVGLLIALPGVIPYVGSGWGEAGLPPFSLGYVNLVALAVLIPLSMLAVPWGTTLAHRLTQRQLQIGFAIFLFSVSARFAWSLL; via the coding sequence ATGACGCTCGACGCATCGTCCATCCTGTGGCTCGCCGCGATCCTGATCGTGGCCAGCCTCGTCGCCGGCTTCCTCGCCGGCCTCTTCGGCATCGGAGGCGGGGCCGTCACCGTGCCCGTCCTGTTCTCGGCCTTTAACGCCTTCGGCGTCGACCAGAGCCTGACGATGCACATGGCCGTCGGTACGTCGCTAGCGCTCATCATTCCCACCTCCATCCGCTCGCTGTTCGCGCATATGAGGAAGGGAGCGGTGGACAGGACCCTGCTGCGGCAATGGTTGATCGCGGTGCCGCTTGGCGCCGTCGCCGGCGGGTTCCTCGCTGCGATCCTTTCCTCCGAGGGGCTGCGCGGTGTCTTCGCGGTGATCGCTTTCGTCCTTGGCATCCGCATGGCGATCGGCAGGTTGCCGTTCAAGCTGGGGGACGACCTGCCGGGCCGCCTCGGGCGCAGCATCGCCGGCTTCATCATCGGCGCGATCTCGGCCATAATGGGGATCGGCGGCGGCGTTCTCAACAACACCTTCATGACGCTCTACGGCCGCCCGATCCATCAGGCGGTCGCGACATCGGCGGGGGTCGGCCTGTTGATCGCGCTGCCGGGCGTGATCCCCTATGTCGGTTCCGGCTGGGGCGAGGCGGGGCTGCCACCCTTCAGCCTCGGTTATGTCAATCTCGTCGCGCTCGCCGTCCTCATCCCGTTGTCGATGCTGGCGGTCCCGTGGGGCACGACGCTCGCGCATAGGCTGACGCAGCGCCAATTGCAGATCGGCTTTGCGATCTTCCTGTTCTCGGTCTCGGCGCGTTTTGCCTGGAGCCTGCTGTAG
- the dusA gene encoding tRNA dihydrouridine(20/20a) synthase DusA, producing the protein MMQKRQPARAPVFAVAPMIDWTDRHCRYLHRQLSARARLFTEMVVDQAILHGERDRLLGFASQEHPVVLQIGGSDPQRLAEAAAIGEAFGYDEINLNVGCPSDRVQSGAFGACLMLTPDLVGRCVAAMRAAVSIPVTVKCRIGVDDQDPGPALDMLADHVVEAGADGIWVHARKAWLKGLSPKENREIPPLDYGRVLALKARMPEVFIGLNGGLGSVEAARPFLEHLDGVMLGRAAYGQPGDLLNVDPLYREAPRHDLHGVVAAMADYARDHIEAGGRLIHVTRHMTGLFTGRPGARRWRQMLSEGATRPGATADLILEAYACVEPTADAA; encoded by the coding sequence ATGATGCAAAAACGCCAGCCTGCGCGCGCTCCGGTCTTCGCCGTAGCGCCGATGATCGATTGGACGGATCGTCACTGCCGCTACCTGCACCGGCAGCTCAGCGCGCGTGCCCGGCTGTTTACGGAAATGGTGGTCGATCAGGCGATTCTCCACGGCGAACGCGACCGCCTTCTCGGCTTCGCCTCGCAGGAGCATCCGGTCGTTCTCCAGATCGGCGGATCGGACCCGCAGCGCCTCGCGGAAGCGGCGGCGATCGGCGAGGCCTTCGGCTACGACGAAATCAACCTCAATGTCGGCTGCCCGTCCGACCGCGTCCAGTCCGGAGCTTTCGGCGCCTGCCTGATGCTGACGCCCGATCTTGTCGGGCGGTGCGTGGCGGCCATGCGCGCCGCGGTCTCCATCCCCGTCACGGTCAAGTGCCGGATCGGCGTCGACGACCAGGATCCGGGCCCTGCGCTCGACATGCTGGCCGACCATGTGGTGGAAGCGGGGGCCGACGGCATCTGGGTTCATGCGCGCAAGGCGTGGCTGAAGGGGCTCTCGCCGAAGGAAAATCGGGAGATCCCGCCGCTCGACTACGGCCGCGTTCTCGCGCTGAAGGCTCGGATGCCGGAGGTCTTCATCGGACTCAATGGCGGGTTGGGGAGCGTGGAGGCTGCACGGCCCTTCCTCGAACATCTTGACGGGGTGATGCTCGGGCGCGCCGCCTACGGCCAGCCGGGCGATCTCCTGAATGTCGATCCGCTCTATCGCGAAGCGCCGCGCCACGATCTTCACGGCGTCGTCGCGGCGATGGCCGACTATGCGCGAGATCATATCGAGGCGGGAGGGCGCCTCATCCATGTCACGCGGCATATGACGGGGCTCTTCACAGGGCGCCCCGGTGCGCGGCGGTGGCGCCAGATGCTCTCGGAGGGGGCGACGCGTCCCGGCGCCACGGCCGATCTGATCCTCGAAGCCTATGCCTGCGTGGAGCCAACGGCCGACGCCGCATGA